The Allorhodopirellula heiligendammensis genome includes a window with the following:
- a CDS encoding hsp70 family protein has translation MTDPAHQAVSDTLDPVPARYCIGIDLGTTNCVLAYVDTASDRRAVEVFSVPQWVDVDAVEGRSTLPSFHYTLTTAEIAAAESAKSARRLAGFLVDPLSVRVGEYARVGGASHPGRLITSAKSWLSHEGVDRTASLLPWHGDEDVEKQSPMSASAAYLAHLRAAWDDVHPDAPMAEQDVVVTLPASFDEVARELTVAAAAKAGLPRIQLIEEPQAAFYAWLDRHGEDWTERVRVGQLILVCDIGGGTTDLTLIRVRAADSTDQRVSDVEREGDVDPLGSSTAGAIQFHRVAVGKHLILGGDNLDLAIAKSVEAKLDGPLPARRWQRLITDARRVKELMLSPDRPAETTVQIAGEGSSLIGDSVSLAISAGDVDRVILDGFFPAVALESSVLGGQSGFQELGLPYAADPAITKHLAEFLRTHRTTGLDDAAVDSDRVDLVLFNGGVLRSPAIQSRILSCLQTWFAGDDDTWQPQALQSPRLDLAVAQGAAYYARVRRGEGVRIAANLARTYFMQISQSPPQAVCVIPADAQPGQSYRIDSLPMKLRVGVPVSFPLWASSTRLADRVGDVVNIDETEMTALPPIHTALQNRKRRDQSTMQIVIETQLSEIGTIGVYCVEDRSDGHDLDRVTSRAKRWKLEFDIRATLETDRESHEGSGEASGILDEETLLASKDEIESVFVSGTEKPSKLIKRLQSTLELRREDWPPVLLRGLWESLIEVEPQRRQSPGHESRWLNLLGYSLRPGFGVAVDDWRTAQTWRLLFGKIAHDDAQTRAETLILWRRIAGGLTAGQQSQLASVLKKNLLSGSGSRAEAAETREAWRLIGSLERLPIQEKNDWVRAALTQLERKKASSLHPVLLWAIGRLATRIPAYGPLNLVIGAADAAHVVRRVLASPSLQLAASEKQSESGFASQIEIAAGLALTQITRRCHDRFRDIDDDTRERVLRELRVISAPAHLAKLVNEGGQFDHEEQAAIFGESLPLGIELTRPTTSLAR, from the coding sequence ATGACTGATCCGGCCCATCAAGCTGTTTCCGATACTCTCGACCCCGTTCCGGCCCGGTACTGCATTGGGATCGATTTGGGCACGACCAACTGTGTGCTGGCGTATGTCGACACCGCGAGCGACCGACGTGCGGTCGAGGTGTTTTCCGTTCCCCAGTGGGTCGATGTGGATGCTGTCGAAGGGCGCAGCACGCTTCCCTCGTTTCACTACACGTTGACGACCGCCGAGATCGCGGCCGCCGAGTCTGCCAAATCAGCTCGTCGATTAGCCGGTTTTCTTGTGGATCCGCTGAGCGTTCGCGTGGGCGAATATGCGCGGGTGGGCGGGGCTTCGCATCCCGGACGACTGATCACGTCGGCCAAGAGCTGGCTGTCTCATGAAGGAGTCGATCGAACCGCTTCGTTGCTGCCATGGCACGGCGACGAGGATGTTGAAAAACAATCGCCGATGTCAGCGTCGGCGGCATACTTGGCGCACCTCCGCGCCGCCTGGGATGATGTCCATCCGGACGCCCCAATGGCAGAACAAGATGTCGTCGTCACGCTGCCAGCCTCGTTTGATGAGGTTGCCCGGGAATTGACCGTCGCAGCGGCGGCCAAAGCCGGATTGCCCCGCATACAGCTGATCGAAGAGCCTCAAGCGGCCTTCTACGCGTGGCTGGATCGACATGGCGAGGACTGGACCGAGCGAGTTCGCGTGGGCCAGTTGATTCTCGTCTGTGATATCGGCGGCGGTACCACCGACTTGACCCTGATCCGAGTCCGGGCGGCTGATTCGACCGATCAACGAGTAAGTGATGTTGAACGGGAAGGAGACGTCGATCCCCTCGGTAGCTCCACAGCGGGTGCCATCCAGTTTCATCGTGTCGCCGTTGGAAAGCATCTGATTCTAGGGGGAGATAACCTCGATCTGGCCATCGCCAAGTCCGTGGAAGCGAAGCTCGACGGGCCACTCCCCGCACGCCGATGGCAGCGGTTAATCACCGATGCCCGCCGCGTCAAAGAGCTGATGCTATCACCCGATCGCCCGGCGGAGACCACCGTCCAGATTGCCGGTGAAGGCTCGTCGCTGATCGGAGACTCGGTCTCGCTAGCAATTTCAGCGGGTGATGTCGACCGCGTGATTCTTGACGGTTTTTTCCCTGCGGTAGCTCTCGAATCTTCTGTACTTGGCGGGCAGAGCGGGTTTCAAGAACTGGGGTTACCGTACGCCGCGGACCCTGCGATTACCAAACACCTTGCTGAGTTCTTGCGCACTCACCGCACCACCGGGCTCGATGACGCAGCGGTCGACTCCGATCGCGTCGATCTCGTTTTGTTCAATGGCGGGGTGTTGCGTTCGCCAGCGATTCAGTCACGCATCCTCTCATGTTTGCAAACCTGGTTCGCAGGCGATGACGATACCTGGCAGCCGCAAGCATTGCAGTCACCTCGTCTCGATCTCGCTGTTGCTCAAGGGGCGGCATATTATGCGCGTGTCCGTCGGGGGGAAGGGGTCCGCATCGCCGCCAATTTGGCGCGGACTTACTTCATGCAGATCTCCCAATCACCTCCCCAAGCTGTCTGCGTGATTCCAGCCGATGCTCAACCCGGTCAGAGCTATCGCATCGATTCGTTGCCAATGAAACTTCGAGTGGGCGTTCCGGTGAGCTTTCCGCTGTGGGCCAGTAGTACCCGCTTGGCAGATCGGGTGGGCGACGTGGTGAATATCGACGAGACGGAGATGACGGCGCTGCCACCCATCCACACCGCACTGCAGAATCGCAAGCGACGCGACCAATCCACGATGCAGATCGTGATTGAAACGCAACTCTCAGAAATTGGCACCATCGGGGTGTACTGCGTTGAGGACAGGAGCGATGGGCACGATCTTGATCGAGTGACGAGCCGTGCGAAACGGTGGAAGCTCGAGTTTGACATACGTGCCACTTTGGAAACCGACCGAGAGTCACACGAGGGAAGTGGAGAAGCGTCTGGAATTCTTGACGAGGAAACCCTCCTGGCTAGTAAGGATGAGATCGAGTCGGTGTTTGTCAGTGGCACTGAGAAACCATCCAAACTGATCAAGCGGCTGCAATCGACCCTCGAGCTACGCCGGGAGGACTGGCCTCCGGTGCTGTTGCGTGGGCTGTGGGAGTCGCTGATCGAGGTGGAACCACAGCGGCGGCAATCACCAGGACATGAATCGCGGTGGCTGAATTTGCTCGGCTATTCACTTCGACCTGGATTCGGAGTCGCCGTCGACGACTGGCGAACGGCGCAAACCTGGCGGCTGCTGTTTGGAAAGATCGCTCACGACGACGCCCAAACCCGCGCCGAGACGCTGATTCTTTGGCGCCGGATTGCGGGCGGGCTGACCGCAGGCCAACAGAGCCAACTGGCGAGCGTGCTGAAGAAGAATCTGCTTTCGGGCAGCGGATCTCGCGCCGAAGCTGCCGAAACCCGGGAGGCTTGGCGTCTGATCGGTTCACTCGAACGCCTGCCTATCCAGGAGAAAAATGACTGGGTGCGTGCGGCGTTGACTCAGCTGGAACGGAAGAAAGCTTCGTCATTGCACCCGGTGTTGCTGTGGGCAATCGGAAGGCTGGCTACTCGCATTCCCGCCTACGGACCGCTCAACTTGGTCATCGGCGCTGCCGATGCGGCGCACGTCGTACGACGCGTCCTGGCCTCCCCCTCACTGCAGCTCGCTGCATCAGAAAAGCAGAGTGAGTCGGGGTTTGCCAGCCAGATCGAGATCGCCGCTGGGTTGGCGCTGACCCAGATCACTCGCCGCTGCCACGACCGTTTCCGGGACATCGATGATGACACCCGCGAGCGTGTTCTTCGGGAGTTACGCGTGATTTCGGCGCCCGCGCACCTGGCCAAATTGGTGAACGAAGGCGGTCAGTTTGACCACGAAGAACAAGCGGCTATTTTCGGCGAGTCACTGCCACTGGGAATTGAATTGACCCGCCCTACGACGTCACTCGCGCGATGA
- the typA gene encoding translational GTPase TypA has translation MSSPATLNQSASTTDSSTREDIRNVVIIAHVDHGKTTLVDCLLRQSGQYRDTELKGERILDSNDLEKERGITILAKNIAIPYRGVKINLIDTPGHADFGGEVERVVKMADGCVVLVDAAEGPMPQTRFVLEKALQAGCKPIVVVNKVDRPDGRPHEALDEALELLAELGGEEQLDDVGFVYTSAKEGYATTDHEVRTENMLPLLDLFVDHIPGPTIDPDSDFQMMVTTLDWSEYVGRIAVGRINAGTITAGQSFDLHCLGADGKPTKRRVKPSALYLFDNLGRVAAESASAGDIVAIEGLDDVEIGDTLTAIDADNPLPRLKVDEPTLEMVFSVNSSPMAGREGKYVTTRQIKNRLEKELERNVALRVSMIEGTEAYAVAGRGVLHLAILIETMRREGFELSVGKPRVVFKDIDGKKHEPFETLRVEVPTEAMGPVMELVGHRRGQLEEMKQRGDYSLLKFNVPSRGLIGLRTKLLNATRGTAIIHHRFESYRVVEGDVPRRANGVLVSMTGGKTMPFALFALQDRSELLVPAGVEVYEGMIVGENSREGDMVVNPSREKKLTNMRASGSDENVILKPPRDMSLEAALEYIEDDELVEVTPLSIRLRKIALKENERRRKGRNA, from the coding sequence TTGTCTTCCCCAGCTACCTTGAATCAGTCCGCATCGACAACCGATTCGTCCACCCGCGAAGACATTCGCAACGTGGTAATTATTGCCCACGTCGACCATGGCAAAACGACCTTGGTGGACTGTCTGCTGCGTCAGAGCGGCCAATACCGCGATACCGAACTGAAGGGTGAACGCATCCTCGATTCCAATGATTTGGAAAAGGAACGGGGGATCACAATTTTGGCGAAGAACATTGCGATCCCGTATCGCGGTGTGAAGATCAACCTCATCGACACGCCTGGTCACGCGGACTTCGGCGGCGAAGTCGAGCGTGTTGTCAAAATGGCTGATGGTTGCGTTGTGCTCGTCGATGCCGCCGAGGGGCCCATGCCGCAGACCCGCTTCGTGCTCGAAAAGGCGCTCCAAGCGGGCTGCAAGCCGATTGTCGTTGTCAACAAGGTGGATCGGCCGGATGGGCGGCCTCACGAGGCGCTCGACGAGGCCCTGGAATTGCTCGCCGAACTCGGTGGCGAAGAACAACTCGATGACGTGGGCTTCGTGTACACCAGTGCCAAGGAAGGATATGCGACAACTGATCACGAAGTGCGCACCGAAAACATGCTGCCGCTCCTCGACTTGTTTGTCGATCACATTCCCGGACCCACGATTGATCCCGACTCCGACTTCCAAATGATGGTCACCACACTCGACTGGAGCGAGTACGTGGGCCGGATTGCGGTCGGCCGCATCAACGCCGGTACCATCACCGCTGGGCAATCGTTCGATTTGCATTGCTTGGGCGCTGATGGAAAACCCACCAAACGCCGCGTCAAACCGTCCGCTTTGTACCTGTTTGACAATCTCGGCCGCGTGGCTGCGGAATCTGCCTCAGCGGGCGATATCGTTGCGATCGAAGGGCTCGACGATGTCGAAATTGGAGACACGCTGACGGCCATTGACGCCGATAATCCGCTGCCGCGTTTGAAGGTTGACGAACCTACCCTCGAAATGGTCTTCAGCGTCAATTCTTCGCCAATGGCGGGACGCGAAGGCAAGTACGTGACGACACGTCAAATCAAGAATCGGCTCGAAAAGGAACTCGAGCGTAACGTGGCCCTCCGAGTCAGCATGATCGAAGGTACCGAAGCCTATGCGGTCGCAGGACGCGGTGTTTTGCACCTCGCCATTCTGATCGAGACCATGCGTCGTGAAGGCTTCGAGCTGAGCGTGGGCAAGCCTCGTGTGGTCTTCAAAGACATCGACGGTAAAAAGCACGAGCCATTTGAGACCCTTCGCGTCGAAGTGCCCACCGAAGCGATGGGCCCCGTCATGGAACTCGTCGGTCACCGCCGCGGCCAACTCGAAGAAATGAAGCAGCGCGGTGACTACAGCCTATTGAAATTCAACGTCCCCTCGCGGGGCCTGATCGGTCTCCGGACCAAGCTACTCAATGCGACCCGCGGTACCGCGATCATCCACCACCGATTTGAGAGCTACAGAGTCGTCGAAGGTGACGTGCCACGTCGCGCCAACGGCGTGCTGGTATCGATGACCGGCGGCAAAACGATGCCATTTGCACTCTTTGCTCTGCAAGACCGCAGTGAGTTATTGGTGCCAGCAGGCGTCGAGGTTTATGAAGGCATGATTGTCGGCGAGAACTCGCGTGAAGGCGATATGGTTGTCAATCCGTCGCGTGAAAAGAAACTCACGAACATGCGAGCCAGCGGTAGCGATGAAAACGTGATTCTCAAGCCACCGCGCGACATGTCGCTCGAAGCGGCGTTAGAATATATCGAAGACGACGAACTCGTCGAAGTCACGCCGCTGTCGATTCGGCTGCGAAAGATCGCGTTGAAGGAAAACGAACGCCGCCGCAAAGGCCGTAACGCATAG
- a CDS encoding NAD(P)/FAD-dependent oxidoreductase yields the protein MAASDSDLVASVPPPVDARVDTAVVGGGVIGLSVAWELAQRGYGVTVIERRATPAESPLPDGVTTTEACTSWTAAGILPPANFELATDPLDRFRGFSHQIWPDWAARLKTVSGIDVGLIACGGYYLAETAGEAAAMIGMTSYWDELNIECHALSRDQLSARLPDLTSWIESNPWLCKHPDRAAWWIPDEYQVRPPRLLQALHLACRASGVQFIENTSVTSIEHAPSSATIYASDDQSSNIKVATAKRVVLCGGAATGLIDPTIGLQNSFIPIRGQVLLLRSDAFRAPVVVNIGNRYLVSRGDGQVLVGSCEEEAGFAQHATAAMIEQLRQFASHVCPELAAAPEIYRWAGLRPMTFDGFPMLGRVPDRSNLYVAAGHYRSGIHFSPATAIAMADIVDQRPSFIDLSPFAVSLSLRSAS from the coding sequence ATGGCCGCCTCGGACTCTGACCTTGTTGCATCGGTACCCCCACCCGTGGACGCTCGCGTCGACACGGCGGTGGTCGGCGGCGGTGTGATTGGGCTCTCAGTTGCCTGGGAATTGGCGCAGCGAGGATATGGTGTGACAGTCATCGAACGCCGAGCAACGCCAGCAGAATCGCCGCTGCCCGACGGCGTGACCACGACGGAAGCCTGCACCTCCTGGACGGCCGCCGGGATCCTGCCACCGGCTAATTTTGAACTGGCGACCGATCCGCTGGACCGATTTCGCGGCTTCAGTCATCAAATCTGGCCTGATTGGGCAGCTCGCCTCAAGACAGTCTCTGGCATCGACGTCGGACTCATCGCGTGCGGTGGCTATTATCTCGCCGAGACTGCCGGCGAAGCTGCGGCGATGATCGGCATGACTTCGTACTGGGATGAACTGAATATCGAATGTCATGCCCTCTCACGAGATCAGTTATCTGCCCGCCTACCCGATCTCACGTCCTGGATTGAAAGCAATCCCTGGTTGTGCAAGCATCCCGATCGTGCAGCCTGGTGGATTCCGGACGAGTATCAAGTTCGCCCTCCGCGACTGCTTCAAGCACTCCATCTAGCCTGCCGGGCCTCGGGGGTGCAGTTCATCGAGAACACCTCGGTCACGTCCATTGAACACGCCCCATCGTCGGCGACCATCTACGCTAGCGACGACCAATCGTCCAATATCAAAGTCGCCACCGCGAAACGCGTTGTCCTGTGTGGAGGTGCTGCGACCGGCCTCATCGATCCGACGATCGGCTTGCAAAATTCGTTCATTCCCATCCGCGGCCAAGTCCTGCTACTGCGATCTGACGCATTCCGAGCACCGGTAGTCGTCAATATCGGGAATCGATATCTGGTCAGTCGCGGTGACGGACAGGTGCTCGTGGGCTCCTGCGAAGAGGAAGCCGGTTTTGCCCAGCATGCTACCGCGGCGATGATCGAGCAACTCCGGCAGTTTGCATCACACGTTTGCCCAGAACTTGCCGCAGCACCCGAAATCTACCGATGGGCTGGACTACGCCCGATGACCTTTGACGGCTTTCCGATGCTCGGACGCGTCCCCGATCGAAGCAACCTCTACGTCGCTGCAGGACACTATCGCAGCGGAATCCACTTCTCGCCTGCGACCGCGATTGCGATGGCCGACATCGTTGACCAACGGCCTAGCTTTATCGACCTATCCCCGTTTGCAGTATCGTTGTCGCTCCGCTCTGCCAGTTGA
- a CDS encoding serine/threonine-protein kinase has translation MPKTASNYEFLDAPTQEGDLGTLGSYRILGELGRGGMGYVFRAIDTVLERPVALKVMNKKVASTPNSRDRFLQEARAMAAVHHDNVVVIFEVGMHEGTPFMAMEMLRGVTLEGINARKETCDYEQVIEYARQIARGLAAAHAKGIVHRDIKPANIWVEEGTGRIKILDFGLALATSPDADAAGVGSVCGTPGYLTPEQARSDPLDDRSDLYSLGVVLYEMCTGRLPTSQPAIPQQLVALLTGTPKPLRELNPAIPQPLADLIHQLLAKEPVDRPANAIALEKQLDVVARECEAKSETAVSLSKLQLSLKEVVSKQEEAKAESFDLSAFEDLALPAASTTTFPGPVTPKPGSLPPAGTKSGVFPAVTPRPGAPRPGAPTPAGKPSSAGVKSKSTGAPEVKPVSPIVWMGAGILGTLLLVLGIVWMILPGQSENTVTVVPQPPQPPPSSNRSSPPSPTPQTKPPGGNASPAGNRNAKNKNNRNSKAPANSRDPVAEPVPPTTSSPESSSPESLSPESLSPESAPRASVAAESTRQVMPEQDRPPLPDPTTTPDPVAVDDPTDEPAQPEPTKVVNVNTTAGIGADSTVREGFETSLATKPILLVQQRKGDGEDKQHVHLRFDLQAKGVSHGDVQQARLGMILSLPGHEKLQNTALQLYGYDAKGADKWVEDDERKAILWENSISREGLASLPLLAQWSSEDPDYANPNVIFFSSPELAAFIRKASGNTVSFVVSGGNPEGTAVRFVSKEGDATKAPTLMLSISAPTN, from the coding sequence ATGCCAAAGACTGCCTCCAACTACGAGTTTCTCGACGCCCCCACCCAAGAAGGTGATTTGGGGACGCTCGGTTCGTATCGCATTCTAGGTGAACTCGGGCGTGGCGGGATGGGCTACGTTTTCCGGGCGATTGACACGGTGCTTGAGCGGCCTGTGGCACTCAAGGTGATGAATAAGAAGGTCGCGTCGACACCCAACAGTCGTGATCGGTTCCTCCAGGAGGCCCGTGCAATGGCCGCCGTGCACCACGACAACGTCGTCGTGATTTTCGAAGTCGGAATGCACGAAGGCACGCCGTTCATGGCGATGGAGATGCTTCGCGGCGTCACGCTCGAGGGGATCAACGCCAGGAAAGAGACGTGCGACTACGAGCAGGTCATCGAGTACGCGCGTCAGATCGCACGCGGACTCGCTGCTGCCCATGCCAAGGGCATCGTGCACCGGGATATCAAACCTGCGAATATTTGGGTCGAAGAGGGTACCGGGCGCATCAAGATATTGGACTTTGGTTTGGCCTTGGCGACGTCACCCGATGCGGATGCTGCTGGGGTGGGTTCCGTCTGCGGGACGCCCGGATACCTCACGCCCGAGCAGGCACGCAGTGATCCTCTCGATGACCGCAGCGATTTATACAGCCTGGGTGTGGTGCTGTACGAAATGTGTACCGGTCGGCTGCCGACATCTCAACCTGCGATTCCTCAACAGTTGGTGGCGTTGTTGACAGGGACGCCCAAACCGCTGCGCGAACTCAATCCAGCAATCCCGCAGCCACTTGCAGATTTGATCCACCAGCTGCTCGCGAAGGAACCTGTCGATCGACCGGCCAATGCGATCGCTTTAGAAAAACAGCTCGATGTGGTGGCGAGGGAATGCGAGGCGAAATCAGAGACGGCGGTGTCGCTCAGCAAACTGCAGTTGAGCTTGAAGGAAGTCGTTAGCAAGCAGGAGGAGGCGAAGGCAGAATCGTTCGACCTGTCCGCTTTCGAAGATCTCGCGCTCCCTGCAGCGTCCACGACGACGTTCCCGGGGCCAGTCACACCGAAGCCTGGTTCGCTCCCTCCGGCGGGGACCAAATCGGGCGTGTTCCCAGCGGTCACGCCCAGACCCGGTGCGCCCAGACCCGGTGCGCCCACTCCAGCAGGCAAACCCAGCTCGGCAGGCGTTAAATCGAAGTCGACCGGCGCACCTGAAGTGAAGCCTGTCAGCCCGATCGTATGGATGGGAGCGGGAATCTTAGGAACGCTGCTGCTCGTGCTGGGGATCGTGTGGATGATCCTACCGGGCCAAAGCGAAAACACAGTCACGGTGGTGCCGCAACCACCCCAACCCCCACCTTCGTCGAACCGGTCGTCACCGCCCTCGCCAACACCGCAGACCAAGCCTCCAGGTGGCAACGCGTCTCCCGCTGGAAACCGAAACGCTAAAAATAAAAATAATCGAAACAGCAAGGCACCGGCGAACTCGCGGGATCCCGTCGCTGAGCCAGTACCCCCGACGACGTCGTCACCCGAGTCGTCCTCACCGGAATCGTTGTCGCCAGAGTCGCTGTCGCCAGAATCTGCGCCCAGAGCATCCGTCGCAGCGGAATCGACTCGACAGGTGATGCCAGAACAAGACCGGCCCCCGCTGCCGGATCCCACCACCACGCCCGATCCCGTTGCGGTTGACGATCCAACGGACGAACCGGCCCAGCCGGAACCCACCAAGGTCGTGAACGTCAACACGACTGCTGGCATCGGTGCCGACTCAACCGTGCGAGAAGGTTTCGAAACGTCGCTGGCCACTAAACCGATATTGCTGGTGCAACAGCGCAAGGGCGACGGTGAAGACAAACAGCATGTGCATTTGCGATTTGATTTGCAGGCCAAAGGGGTTTCTCACGGCGATGTCCAACAAGCCCGATTGGGAATGATCCTCTCACTGCCGGGACATGAGAAGCTTCAGAATACTGCTCTGCAGCTCTACGGATACGATGCCAAAGGCGCTGATAAGTGGGTCGAAGATGACGAACGCAAAGCCATCTTGTGGGAGAATTCAATTTCGCGTGAAGGCCTCGCGTCGCTGCCGTTGCTAGCCCAATGGAGCAGTGAGGATCCAGACTATGCGAATCCGAATGTGATTTTCTTCAGCTCGCCGGAATTAGCGGCCTTTATCCGCAAAGCCTCTGGAAACACGGTTAGCTTTGTGGTCTCCGGTGGTAATCCCGAGGGCACGGCGGTGCGGTTCGTCAGTAAAGAGGGCGACGCTACAAAAGCCCCCACGTTGATGTTGTCGATCTCAGCACCAACGAACTGA
- a CDS encoding serine/threonine protein kinase, with translation MSSITSERFVSMVAKSNLVDEIVLDRFVSKVRDKCHGDLPSSSRKLASAFKRAGLLTDWHIEKLFQGKYRGFFLGKYKLLGHIGSGGMSSVYLAEHIGLNDKRAIKVLPKKRVHDASYLARFKREAQAIASLNHPNIVVAHDIDNDGDTHFIVMEYVDGLDLQMLVRRDGPLDFSTAADMIAQAARGLEHAHTRGVIHRDVKPANLLIDQHGRVRLLDMGLALIETEDDHSLTVANNENVLGTADYLAPEQALNSHKVDHRVDIYGLGCTLYFLLTARPPFSDGTLAQRIIKHQNEMPRSIRELRPDCPGELEGMCVKMLQKDPQYRYQTAKEVADVFERFTQHVPRGEPVRVGLGKEPEPAGTLSSLSFSGSSSSGVTGDAAQHDTVANKNAETLASSRSKLIRDQDKLASSSGRLVKVRSMGSPAESLSGSLIDLEAESGFRDPRRQRPRVDQSIIDSDTRLRRPTPQQRPAIDPVLLGTIVASLFVAALVLGYFIARVTS, from the coding sequence ATGTCTTCGATTACTTCCGAACGCTTTGTATCGATGGTTGCCAAGAGCAATCTGGTCGACGAGATCGTGCTCGATCGGTTCGTGTCGAAGGTTCGCGATAAGTGCCACGGCGACCTGCCATCGAGTTCACGGAAACTCGCCTCGGCATTTAAACGGGCCGGCTTGCTGACAGATTGGCATATCGAGAAACTTTTCCAAGGAAAGTATCGCGGTTTCTTTTTAGGCAAATACAAGCTGCTCGGCCACATCGGTAGCGGTGGGATGAGCAGCGTGTATCTCGCCGAGCACATCGGGCTCAATGACAAGCGAGCGATCAAAGTACTGCCGAAAAAACGCGTTCACGATGCCTCTTATCTGGCACGTTTCAAACGCGAAGCTCAGGCGATCGCCTCTTTGAATCATCCCAACATTGTCGTTGCGCATGATATTGATAACGACGGCGATACCCACTTCATCGTGATGGAGTACGTTGACGGCCTCGATCTGCAGATGCTCGTTCGTCGCGATGGGCCGCTGGATTTTTCTACGGCGGCGGACATGATCGCCCAGGCTGCGCGCGGCCTCGAACACGCCCACACGCGGGGGGTGATCCACCGAGACGTCAAACCTGCCAACTTATTAATCGATCAGCACGGACGTGTTCGCTTGCTCGACATGGGATTGGCGTTGATTGAAACGGAGGATGACCATTCTCTCACGGTGGCCAACAATGAGAACGTGCTGGGCACCGCCGATTACTTGGCACCCGAACAGGCGCTCAACAGTCATAAGGTGGATCATCGAGTCGACATCTATGGCCTCGGCTGCACTCTGTATTTCCTGCTCACGGCACGGCCGCCATTCTCTGATGGCACGCTGGCTCAACGGATCATTAAGCACCAAAACGAGATGCCGCGTTCGATTCGCGAGCTTCGCCCCGACTGCCCTGGAGAACTCGAGGGCATGTGCGTGAAAATGCTGCAGAAAGATCCGCAGTATCGCTACCAAACCGCTAAGGAAGTCGCGGATGTGTTCGAGCGGTTTACCCAGCACGTGCCTCGCGGCGAACCAGTGCGGGTTGGACTGGGCAAGGAGCCCGAGCCTGCTGGCACGCTGTCCTCGTTGAGTTTCAGTGGGAGCAGCTCGAGCGGGGTGACCGGTGACGCCGCTCAGCACGATACGGTGGCCAATAAGAATGCGGAAACGCTCGCGAGCAGTCGGTCCAAGCTGATTCGTGACCAAGACAAACTCGCCAGCAGCAGTGGTCGCTTGGTCAAGGTGCGTTCGATGGGATCCCCTGCGGAATCATTGAGCGGAAGTTTAATTGATCTCGAGGCGGAATCGGGATTCCGTGATCCAAGGCGGCAGCGTCCCCGCGTGGATCAATCGATCATCGACAGCGATACAAGGCTGCGTCGCCCCACCCCCCAGCAACGTCCTGCAATTGACCCGGTGTTGCTCGGCACGATCGTTGCCTCCCTCTTTGTGGCGGCACTGGTGCTCGGGTACTTCATCGCGCGAGTGACGTCGTAG
- a CDS encoding mechanosensitive ion channel family protein — translation MNPTQSFVSNTASAIVESGSTLAASEVARQTGEAPSKPGIAKATSELISQMAHRDFSEVGQYATTHLAPAMLSAAIGLFVIFIGYMVAKYLMRVVSQPVCRRVDETLGKFVGKMVFYLIMLGVVGAVLSVLGAPLGGLAAMLAAAGFAIGLAFQGTLSNFASGVLMLVFRPFKVGDFVTAASVSGRVNEIDLFTTTLDTPDNRRIIVPNSSIAGGTIENMTHHKHRRVEVLVGVDYGADLQITRAALQRAIDNLAEHMIPGEGRGGAVVLAGLGDSAVQWKVRLWVAAKEYWPLNELLIAEVKTQLDAAGVSIPFPQMDVHVKSTSESILTGSTTPISGGAPVATRIRPTRRAADRLAG, via the coding sequence ATGAATCCAACCCAATCCTTCGTATCGAACACCGCCTCGGCGATTGTCGAATCCGGCTCCACCCTGGCCGCCAGTGAGGTGGCCCGCCAAACCGGTGAAGCTCCCTCGAAGCCTGGAATCGCCAAAGCGACCTCTGAATTGATCTCGCAGATGGCCCATCGCGATTTTTCAGAAGTGGGACAGTATGCAACCACCCACTTAGCACCAGCAATGCTGTCAGCGGCGATCGGGCTGTTCGTCATTTTCATCGGCTACATGGTCGCGAAATATTTGATGCGAGTGGTCAGCCAACCTGTTTGCCGCCGGGTCGATGAGACCTTGGGCAAATTCGTGGGCAAGATGGTTTTCTACCTGATCATGCTAGGCGTGGTCGGTGCGGTGCTGAGTGTCCTCGGCGCTCCGTTGGGCGGACTGGCGGCGATGTTAGCGGCGGCCGGGTTTGCGATTGGCCTAGCCTTCCAGGGGACCTTGAGTAACTTTGCCTCGGGTGTCCTGATGCTGGTTTTTCGACCATTCAAGGTGGGTGATTTTGTCACCGCTGCTTCAGTTTCCGGACGAGTGAACGAAATTGACTTGTTCACTACCACGCTTGACACGCCTGATAATCGCCGCATCATCGTTCCCAATAGCTCCATTGCCGGCGGCACCATCGAGAACATGACGCATCACAAGCATCGCCGTGTCGAGGTTTTGGTCGGTGTCGATTACGGCGCCGACCTCCAGATCACCCGAGCGGCCTTACAGCGGGCGATCGACAATCTGGCCGAGCACATGATTCCAGGCGAAGGTCGCGGCGGCGCAGTCGTCTTGGCAGGACTGGGAGACAGCGCCGTGCAATGGAAGGTGCGATTGTGGGTCGCTGCCAAGGAATACTGGCCGCTGAATGAGTTGTTGATTGCCGAAGTGAAAACACAGCTCGATGCCGCCGGCGTATCGATTCCATTTCCGCAGATGGACGTGCACGTCAAGTCTACCAGTGAGTCCATACTAACTGGATCGACTACCCCGATCAGTGGCGGCGCGCCGGTAGCGACGCGAATTCGCCCGACCCGCCGGGCTGCGGATCGGTTGGCCGGTTAA